Proteins found in one Pelmatolapia mariae isolate MD_Pm_ZW linkage group LG7, Pm_UMD_F_2, whole genome shotgun sequence genomic segment:
- the LOC134630313 gene encoding protein FAM3C-like, giving the protein MKRAVPQGSVLLWLVAVASVVVVIVILQQSVSFEGGWQHKLPKVINFFPHEAKISSKRSAGVCGTPRECPAHEISFYIHSGAANVVPPAICVQNKLVLGTALNNAGGGINIVILNGKTGEVLKTDHYNMYSGDVKPFIELLKSIETGSIVIMASYDEPSTKLNDELKNLIAELGSSHIHSLGYRDNWVFVGGKGVTGKSTFEKHMKSDSATNKYDGWPELIGLEGCVPKFPE; this is encoded by the exons GTGTTCTGCTGTGGCTGGTGGCGGTCGCGTCTGTGGTCGTTGTCATCGTCATCCTGCAGCAGTCCGTCTCGTTTGAAG GTGGTTGGCAGCATAAATTACCCAAGGTCATCAATTTCTTCCCTCACGAAGCCAAAATATCCAGCAAGCgttcag CTGGTGTATGTGGTACTCCAAGAGAGTGTCCTGCACATGAGATCAGTTTCTACATCCACAGCGGAGCCGCCAACGTCGTCCCCCCGGCCATCTGCGTCCAAAACAAACT GGTTCTGGGAACTGCGCTGAACAACGCTGGAGGAGGAATAAACATCGTTATCCTAAACG GTAAAACGGGAGAAGTCCTGAAGACGGATCACTATAACATGTACAGTGGAG ATGTGAAGCCGTTCATTGAGCTACTGAAGAGCATCGAGACAGGCTCCATCGTTATAATGGCGTCCTACGACGAACCCTCAACAAA gTTAAACGACGAGCTCAAGAATCTGATTGCTGAACTGGGAAGCTCTCACATCCACTCGCTGGGATACAGGGACAACTGGGTGTTTGTTGGTGGCAAAGGAGTAACGGGGAAGAGCACCTTTGAGAAG CACATGAAGAGCGACTCGGCAACCAACAAATACGACGGCTGGCCCGAGCTGATCGGGCTGGAGGGCTGCGTCCCTAAATTCCCGGAGTGA
- the actr6 gene encoding actin-related protein 6, translating to MATLVLDNGAYTAKIGYSQEKVSVIPNCQFRSKTSRLKTFTANQLDEIKDPSGLFYILPFQKGYLVNWDVQRKVWDHLFGKEMFKVDFADTSIVITEPYFNFTSIQESMNEILFEEYQFQSALRINAGSLSAHHYFHTNPSELCCMVVDTGFSFTHIAPYCRSRKMKEGIRRINVGGKLLTNHLKEIISYRQLHVMDETHVINQVKEDVCYVSQQFYKDMEIAQAKGEENTVMRDYVLPDFSSIKKGFCKPREEMVFSGKYKTGEQILRLANERFAVPEMLFHPSDIGIQEMGIPEAIVHSVESLPEEMQPHFYRNVVLTGGNTLFPGFRERLEAELRALVPAHLPVSVVFPANPVCYAWEGGKLLAHNPDYDEMVVMREDYEENGHCICEEKFDI from the exons ATGGCGACATTAGTTTTGGATAACGGAGCGTACACGGCGAAGATCGGATACAGCCAGGAGAAAGTCAG CGTCATCCCAAACTGCCAGTTTCGCTCAAAGACGTCCAGGTTAAAAACCTTCACTGCAAACCAGCTGGATGAGATCAAAGATCCTTCGGGGCTCTTCTACATCCTCCCCTTCCAGAAG GGTTACCTGGTGAACTGGGACGTCCAGAGGAAGGTGTGGGACCACCTGTTTGGAAAGGAGATGTTTAAG GTGGATTTTGCAGACACGAGCATCGTCATCACCGAGCCCTACTTCAACTTCACCTCCATTCAAGAGTCCATGAACGAGATCCTGTTTGAGGAGTACCAGTTCCAGTCGGCACTCAGGATCAATG CTGGCTCTCTTAGTGCTCATCACTACTTCCACACAAACCCCTCCGAGCTCTGCTGCATGGTGGTGGACACTGGGTTCTCCTTCACCCACATCGCCCCCTATTGCCGCAGCAGGAAAATGAAGGAGGGCATCCGCAG gaTCAACGTGGGAGGGAAGCTGCTGACCAATCACCTGAAGGAGATCATCTCTTATCG tcaGCTGCATGTGATGGACGAGACTCACGTGATCAACCAGGTGAAGGAGGACGTGTGCTACGTCTCGCAGCAGTTCTACAAGGACATGGAGATCGCCCA GGCCAAGGGCGAGGAGAACACGGTGATGAGGGATTACGTTCTTCCAGATTTCAGCTCCATTAAGAAAGGCTTCTGCAAG CCCCGTGAAGAGATGGTCTTCAGTGGGAAGTACAAAACAGGAGAGCAGATCCTGAGGCTGGCCAACGAGCGCTTCGCCGTCCCCGAGATGCTATTCCACCCGTCCGACATCGGGATCCAGGAGATGGGAATCCCAGAGGCCATCGTCCACTCAGTGGAGTCGCTGCCTGAAG AGATGCAGCCGCACTTCTACCGGAACGTCGTGCTGACCGGAGGGAACACGCTGTTTCCCGGCTTCAGAGAGCGGCTGGAGGCGGAGCTGCGGGCGCTGGTCCCCGCCCACCTGCCCGTGTCTGTCGTGTTTCCTGCAAA TCCCGTGTGTTACGCCTGGGAGGGCGGGAAGCTGCTGGCTCATAATCCTGACTATGACGAGATGGTGGTGATGCGGGAGGACTACGAAGAGAACGGGCACTGCATCTGCGAGGAGAAGTTCGACATTTAg
- the LOC134630302 gene encoding L-fucose kinase: MSDGGGFRWTVVVLTCQHKDSVYAFQRELELRQQRGVLSAGALVLTVRDRQEPLGSGGATLNALLVAAEHLSSRAGHTVVTADVLDDAYILILHTGRDFPWSSCSRAFCWLPEEKPDQKVQAPVCCLDLLLDRLSNQICPGSPPGVWVCSTDMILAVPPDFGLSWDGFSGVRVLALPGGITYAANHGVYLSDSQGRVRDIIYRGTKEQIQRAAMPDGKVPLVSGPVFFSRSVSEKLLQTHVTPPLDGCTYLGLDSGAPPLQVSLFLDVLKCLCSDLTRDQFVSEERAGSSSAVGPQGAAVRSGRAELWRILRGAPLSLVYVPGGRYDYLTLSGKAHVDRLSHDWTGRNTLSHIQNEDVLSEGGRVINSVLEGAVSVAAGAVVQHCHLQGPLDVPPGCLLSGLELSTSPSVRRLPLSSDIIIQGHRIELGELQLDVYTVTGAHDDLEISSDDSNASFLNQTWNNFYSRTGIQSEELWVRGERRSLLEARLFPVLHPRGGVVGLEGGVAWLLGGGGCLGGWREAWRLSLKEVLLLTHQETELQRREELLFLAGRRRVADALRGRSDVCLLPCFRAAVLGGQQGALLEALDSIAAGSNEQGAELGADLGVAARCLSCIADVLVCMAGGQGGLRSGPAANEAWSSAYAILEEGDLRGGVHALTVQRQHWLSRPDLLVRAARHYEGAGQVLLRKAVMSSQRFISIGQGKVQPLGQWQEVECPARLDLAGGWSDTPPIAFEHGGSVTNVAVKVDGKRPIGARARRISEPRLLLVSYTGGRSSGISTETACDSLDDLKDYCQPHAPGALLKAVCVCSGLVSLTSQHPLGHQLMERWGGGVELHSWSELPTGSGLGTSSILAGALLAAVYRCTSRTYDTDSLIHAVLYLEQILTTGGGWQDQVGGLVGGVKVGRSRASLPLQVQVERLSLPEEFSLALEQHLLLVYTGKTRLARNLLQDVVRSWYSRLPSMVQNAQQLVCNSEECARACVDGSLSRLGECLDRSWQQKKLMAPGCEPASVRAMMEALRPLVLGQSLAGAGGGGFLYLLTREPRQQEAVLQVLNNTPGLGDFSVHSVELDMDGLTFLAPLT; encoded by the exons ATGTCGGATGGCGGCGGGTTCCGGTGGACCGTGGTGGTGCTGACGTGCCAACATAAAGACAGCGTGTACGCGTTCCAGAGAG AGCTGGAGCTGAGGCAGCAGCGGGGCGTCCTCTCTGCAGGTGCGTTGGTTTTGACCGTCAGGGACCGCCAGGAGCCGCTGGGCAGCGGCGGGGCAACGCTGAACGCTCTGCTGGTGGCCGCGGAGCACCTGAGCAGCAGAGCCGGGCACACA GTGGTGACTGCCGACGTCCTGGATGACGCTtacatcctcatcctccacACG GGTCGGGACTTTCCCTGGAGCTCCTGCAGCCGAGCGTTCTGCTGGCTGCCCGAAGAGAAGCCCGATCAGAAGGTCCAGGCTCCGGTCTGCTGTCTGGATCTGCTGCTGGACCGCCTCAGCAACCAG ATCTGTCCCGGTTCTCCTCCCGGTGTTTGGGTCTGCAGCACCGACATGATCCTCGCCGTCCCTCCTGACTTTG GTTTGTCCTGGGACGGATTCTCAGGTGTTCGGGTTTTGGCGTTACCTGGTGGCATCACCTATGCAGCCAATCATGGGGTCTACCTGTCCGACTCACAG GGACGAGTCAGAGACATCATCTATCGAGGTACCAAAGAGCAGATCCAGCGCGCTGCAATGCCTGATGGGAAAGTGCCACTG gtgtCGGGTCCGGTCTTCTTCAGCAGGTCCGTGTCTGAGAAGTTACTGCAGACTCACGTCACGCCACCTCTGGACGGCTGCACTTACCTGGGGCTGGACTCCGGAGCTCCGCCCCTGCAG GTCTCTCTCTTCCTGGATGTGTTGAAGTGTCTCTGCTCGGATCTGACTCGGGATCAGTTTGTGAGCGAGGAACGAGCCGGCAGCAGTTCAGCGGTCGGGCCGCAGGGGGCGGCGGTGAGGAGCGGCAGGGCAGAGCTGTGGAGGATCCTGAGAGGAGCTCCGCTGAGTCTGG TGTACGTCCCCGGCGGTCGCTACGACTACCTGACTCTGTCTGGGAAGGCGCATGTCGACCGACTGAGCCACGATTGGACGGGGAGAAACACTCTCTCGCATATCCAG AACGAGGACGTGTTGAGCGAAGGAGGTCGGGTGATAAATAGCGTTTTGGAGGGAGCCGTTTCCGTGGCTGCAGGAGCAGTGGTGCAACACTGCCACCTACAG GGTCCTCTGGACGTCCCGCCAGGCTGTCTGCTGTCGGGTCTCGAGCTGTCGACCTCACCGAGTGTCCGGCGCCTGCCTCtcagcagtgacatcatcatcCAGGGACATCGGATTGAGCTGGGGGAGCTGCAGCTGGACGTCTACACGGTGACGGGAGCGCACGACGACCTGGAG ATCTCCTCTGACGACAGCAATGCTTCCTTCCTCAACCAGACGTGGAACAACTTCTACAGCAGGACGGGAATACA GTCGGAGGAGCTGTGGGTTCGAGGTGAACGGCGCTCCCTCCTGGAGGCTCGCCTCTTCCCAGTCCTCCACCCCAGAGGAGGTGTTGTGGGTCTGGAGGGAGGCGTGGCCTGGCTGCTGGGGGGGGGCGGCTGCCTGGGAGGGTGGAGGGAGGCGTGGAGGCTTTCTTTGAAGGAGGTGCTGTTGCTCACCCACCAGGAGACGGAGCTACAGCGAAGGGAGGAGCTGCTGTTCCTGGCAGGAAGGCGGCGTGTGGCCGACGCCCTGAGGGGGCGCTCGGACGTCTGCCTGCTGCCTTGCTTCAGGGCCGCTGTGCTGGgaggccagcagggggcgctgctGGAAGCTCTGGACAGCA TTGCTGCAGGGAGCAATGAGCAGGGGGCGGAGCTCGGAGCAGATCTGGGCGTGGCTGCCCGCTGTCTCTCCTGCATCGCGGACGTGTTGGTGTGCATGGCCGGCGGGCAGGGAGGTCTGAGGAGCGGGCCAGCGGCTAACGAAGCCTGGAGCTCCGCCTACGCCATATTGGAGGAGGGTGACCTGAGGGGCGGAGTCCACGCACTCACTGTGCAGCGGCAGCACTGGCTCAGCAG GCCTGATCTGCTGGTGCGGGCGGCGCGGCACTATGAAGGCGCCGGACAGGTGCTGTTACGGAAGGCTGTGATGTCATCTCAGAGATTCATCTCCATTGGACAGGGCAAAGTCCAGCCCCTTGGACAGTGGCAGGAAGTGGAGTGTCCAGCTAGGCTGGACTTAGCAG GCGGCTGGAGCGACACTCCACCAATTGCATTCGAGCACGGGGGCTCCGTCACAAACGTTGCAGTGAAGGTCGACGGGAAGCGTCCTATTGGTGCTAGAGCACGTCGCATCTCCGAGCCCCGCCTCCTGCTGGTCAGCTACACTGGAGGGCGGAGCAGTGGGATTTCCACGGAGACGGCGTGTGACAGCCTGGATGACCTGAAAGATTATTGTCAGCCTCACGCTCCCG GAGCGCTGCTGAAGGCGGTGTGTGTCTGTAGTGGGCTGGTGTCCCTGACCTCCCAGCATCCTCTGGGGCATCAGCTGATGGAGCGGTGGGGAGGAGGGGTGGAGCTCCACAGCTGGTCGGAGCTGCCGACGGGATCGGGATTGG GTACCAGCAGCATCCTGGCGGGGGCGCTGTTGGCCGCAGTGTACAGGTGCACCAGCCGAACCTACGACACGGACTCCCTGATCCACGCCGTTTTGTACCTGGAGCAGATTCTTACCACAG GTGGAGGATGGCAGGATCAGGTGGGCGGTCTGGTAGGTGGAGTAAAGGTGGGTCGATCCAGAGCATCCCTCCCCCTGCAGGTGCAGGTGGAGCGTCTCAGTCTTCCTGAGGAGTTCTCACTTGCTCTGGAGCAGCACCTCCTGCTGGTTTACACCGGGAAGACCCGGCTGGCCCGAAATCTGCTGCAG GATGTGGTCCGCAGCTGGTACAGCCGCCTGCCGTCGATGGTGCAGAATGCCCAGCAGCTGGTGTGTAATTCAGAGGAGTGCGCTCGGGCCTGCGTGGATG GTTCTCTATCCAGGCTGGGGGAGTGTCTAGACCGCTCATGGCAGCAGAAGAAGCTGATGGCCCCAGGCTGCGAGCCGGCGTCAGTGCGCGCTATGATGGAGGCCCTGAGGCCGCTGGTCCTGGGCCAGAGTCTGGCCGGGGCCGGAGGCGGTGGCTTTCTTTACCTGCTGACTCGAGAGCCCCGACAGCAGGAGGCGGTGCTGCAGGTCCTCAACAACACGCCG GGTCTGGGAGACTTCAGCGTCCACTCTGTGGAGCTGGACATGGACGGACTCACATTCCTTGCGCCGTTAACCTGA
- the pclaf gene encoding PCNA-associated factor, protein MVRTKADSVPASYRKAVAASAPRKSLGASSSNAASSSQSSTPAKNKYAGGNPVCPRPTPTWQKGIGDFFGGPPRKIEKENRRPQEVEDDEEAGGSGMSKASRKARPLPAEDEDDD, encoded by the exons ATGGTGAGGACAAAAGCCGATAGTGTGCCCGCATCATACAGAAAAG CTGTTGCAGCTTCTGCCCCCCGGAAGTCTCTGGGTGCCAGTTCATCCAATGCCGCCTCCAGCAGCCAGTCCTCCACACCCG CAAAGAACAAATACGCCGGTGGGAACCCCGTGTGTCCTCGTCCCACCCCAACCTGGCAGAAGGGCATCGGGGACTTTTTTGGCGGTCCCCCCAGGAAGATAGAGAAGGAGAACAGGCGGCCCCAGGAGGTGGAGGATGATGAAGAGGCCGGAGGCAGCGGGATGTCAAAAGCCAGCAGGAA AGCCCGGCCGCTGCCCGCCGAGGATGAGGATGACGACTGA